A stretch of Acidovorax sp. RAC01 DNA encodes these proteins:
- a CDS encoding methyl-accepting chemotaxis protein has protein sequence MNTWKISHRLMAGFGLVIFALLCMSIYSVMVARGIDTALTTNASQNAVIQRAAINFRGSAHDRSIAVRDVVLAPSEEARKKELESIKRLADFYAKSSTQLDAVLKSSAQISPEVAPMVQALKEIEARTVATTEKVVALMQAGDRAGAEALLWTQAKPQYEQWLAAANKLIDFEEVKIIANSDTANKDANQFTKVMLAITLLAVLVSVAVTVLLSRSINRELGAEPSEVRAIVHAMQQGDLTVPVNVRAGDAGSVLTAVRDMQQRFHTLVSTVRDNIAQLRATSDQISSGNQNLGQRTEQAASSLEQTAASMEELTATVRQSADSARQANQLATAAASTATRGGEVMQQVVTTMQDIHQSSQKIADIIGVIDGIAFQTNILALNAAVEAARAGEQGRGFAVVATEVRSLAQRSAEAAKEIKALIQTSVEKVDSGTQQVANAGVTMNEIVQGVQKVNGIIGEISTAASEQSEGISQVNVAVTQLDQMTQQNGALVGESTSAAQELREQAHRLAELVEVFRVHGGSSTGEAYASARRSQPSATRLGAPAQCRLPG, from the coding sequence ATGAATACTTGGAAAATCAGTCACCGGCTGATGGCCGGATTTGGTCTGGTCATATTTGCGCTGCTCTGCATGTCGATCTACAGCGTGATGGTGGCCCGGGGCATCGACACAGCCCTCACGACCAATGCCAGCCAAAACGCTGTCATTCAGCGCGCCGCCATCAACTTCCGCGGTTCGGCGCACGACCGGTCCATTGCCGTGCGTGATGTGGTGCTGGCACCGAGTGAGGAAGCCCGCAAGAAGGAGCTGGAATCCATCAAGCGTCTGGCCGATTTCTATGCCAAGTCATCCACGCAGCTGGATGCCGTGCTCAAGAGCAGCGCACAGATTTCGCCTGAAGTGGCTCCCATGGTGCAGGCGCTCAAGGAGATCGAAGCCCGTACGGTGGCCACGACCGAGAAAGTGGTTGCGCTGATGCAGGCAGGTGATCGCGCTGGCGCAGAAGCCCTGCTGTGGACACAGGCCAAGCCGCAATACGAACAGTGGCTCGCTGCAGCCAACAAGTTGATCGACTTCGAGGAGGTCAAGATCATCGCCAACAGCGATACCGCCAACAAGGATGCCAACCAGTTCACCAAAGTCATGCTGGCTATCACGCTCCTGGCGGTCCTGGTCAGCGTTGCGGTCACCGTGCTGCTTTCGCGCAGCATCAACCGCGAACTGGGCGCGGAGCCCAGCGAGGTGCGCGCCATCGTGCACGCCATGCAGCAGGGCGACCTGACCGTGCCTGTGAACGTGCGGGCGGGCGACGCCGGCAGCGTGCTGACAGCCGTGCGCGACATGCAGCAGCGCTTTCATACACTGGTGTCGACCGTGCGGGACAACATCGCGCAACTGCGTGCCACGAGCGACCAGATTTCGAGCGGAAACCAGAATCTGGGGCAACGCACGGAGCAGGCCGCCAGCAGCCTGGAACAGACCGCCGCCAGCATGGAAGAGCTCACTGCCACCGTACGCCAGAGCGCAGACTCCGCCCGCCAGGCCAACCAGCTGGCCACTGCAGCGGCCAGCACCGCTACCCGCGGCGGTGAAGTCATGCAGCAGGTGGTGACCACCATGCAAGACATTCACCAAAGCAGCCAGAAGATTGCCGACATCATCGGTGTGATCGACGGCATCGCCTTCCAGACCAACATCCTGGCCCTGAATGCTGCCGTGGAAGCCGCCCGTGCGGGCGAGCAGGGCCGCGGCTTTGCCGTGGTCGCTACCGAAGTGCGCAGCCTGGCGCAGCGCAGTGCCGAAGCGGCCAAGGAAATCAAGGCGCTCATCCAGACCAGTGTGGAGAAAGTGGACTCTGGCACCCAACAGGTCGCCAATGCCGGCGTCACCATGAACGAAATTGTGCAGGGTGTGCAGAAGGTCAACGGCATCATTGGCGAGATCAGCACGGCTGCGTCGGAGCAAAGTGAGGGGATCTCGCAGGTCAATGTCGCGGTCACGCAGCTGGACCAGATGACCCAGCAAAACGGCGCGCTGGTGGGCGAAAGTACCTCGGCTGCACAGGAGCTTCGCGAACAGGCGCATCGCCTGGCCGAACTGGTGGAAGTCTTCCGTGTGCACGGTGGTTCCAGCACCGGCGAGGCTTACGCGTCGGCACGTCGCTCGCAACCCTCAGCCACCCGACTGGGCGCACCTGCGCAATGTCGCCTGCCGGGGTAA
- a CDS encoding RBBP9/YdeN family alpha/beta hydrolase encodes MRPACPRISVPSSTSIIIVPGWRGSGPGHWQSLWAHRLPHARCVEQDNWVAPTRAAWVSQLEQTVLAAPQPVVIVAHSLGCIATTHMGPEAAARVCGALLVAPADPERRAVLSDFAPVPYAALPYRSILVASSNDPYCPVRLAGAYARAWGSEFVRIQNAGHINVDSGHGEWPLGWALLQSLQGEFRAAQATA; translated from the coding sequence ATGCGGCCCGCATGCCCGCGAATATCTGTGCCGTCATCCACTTCCATCATCATCGTGCCAGGCTGGCGCGGCTCCGGGCCGGGCCACTGGCAGAGCCTGTGGGCCCATCGCCTGCCGCACGCCCGCTGCGTAGAGCAGGACAACTGGGTGGCACCCACCCGCGCGGCCTGGGTCAGCCAGCTGGAGCAGACCGTGCTGGCGGCACCGCAGCCCGTGGTCATCGTGGCCCACAGCCTGGGCTGCATCGCCACCACGCACATGGGGCCCGAAGCCGCGGCCCGCGTGTGCGGCGCGCTGCTGGTGGCCCCGGCCGACCCCGAGCGCCGCGCCGTACTGAGCGACTTCGCCCCTGTGCCCTACGCAGCGCTGCCGTATCGCAGCATCCTGGTGGCCAGCAGCAACGACCCGTACTGCCCGGTGCGGCTGGCGGGGGCCTATGCCCGCGCGTGGGGCAGCGAATTCGTGCGCATCCAGAATGCCGGCCACATCAACGTCGATTCGGGACATGGCGAATGGCCGCTGGGCTGGGCGCTGCTGCAGTCGCTGCAGGGGGAGTTCAGGGCGGCGCAGGCTACCGCATGA
- the cysT gene encoding sulfate ABC transporter permease subunit CysT, producing the protein MNNQNGGRRGAKRVLPGFGLTLGYTLFYLSIIVLIPLSALIFKTFTLTWDQFWEAVTAPRVMASYRLTFGASFIAALVNLFFGLLIAWVLVRYKFPGKKIVDALVDLPFALPTAVAGISLTALLASNGWIGQILEPMGIQLAFKPGGIVIALIFIGLPFVVRTVQPVLEDAEKELEEAATCLGATRLQTFTKVILPSITPALLTGFAMAFARAVGEYGSVIFIAGNMPMVSEITPLIIIGKLEQYDFAGATAVAVVMLVISFVLLLIINALQAWQRRNAGAPA; encoded by the coding sequence ATGAATAACCAAAATGGCGGCCGTAGAGGCGCCAAGCGCGTTTTGCCTGGTTTCGGGCTCACGCTGGGCTACACGCTCTTTTATCTGAGCATCATCGTGCTGATTCCGCTGTCGGCACTGATCTTCAAGACCTTCACGCTGACCTGGGACCAGTTCTGGGAGGCGGTGACCGCGCCGCGGGTGATGGCGTCCTACCGGCTCACGTTTGGCGCGTCGTTCATTGCGGCGCTGGTCAATCTGTTCTTCGGGCTGCTGATTGCCTGGGTGCTGGTGCGCTACAAGTTTCCGGGCAAGAAGATCGTGGATGCGCTGGTGGACCTGCCGTTTGCGCTGCCCACTGCCGTGGCGGGCATCTCGCTCACGGCGCTGCTGGCCAGCAATGGCTGGATCGGCCAGATCCTGGAGCCCATGGGCATCCAGCTGGCGTTCAAGCCCGGCGGCATCGTGATTGCGCTGATCTTTATCGGCCTGCCGTTTGTGGTGCGCACCGTGCAGCCCGTGCTGGAAGACGCCGAGAAAGAGCTGGAAGAAGCCGCCACCTGCCTGGGCGCCACGCGCCTGCAAACCTTCACCAAGGTGATTCTTCCGTCCATCACGCCTGCGCTGCTCACCGGCTTTGCCATGGCGTTTGCGCGCGCAGTGGGCGAGTACGGCTCGGTCATCTTCATCGCCGGCAACATGCCCATGGTTTCTGAAATCACGCCGCTCATCATCATCGGCAAGCTCGAGCAGTACGACTTTGCGGGCGCCACGGCGGTGGCCGTGGTCATGCTGGTCATCTCGTTCGTGCTGCTGCTCATCATCAACGCGCTGCAGGCCTGGCAGCGCCGCAACGCAGGAGCACCGGCATGA
- a CDS encoding sulfate ABC transporter substrate-binding protein: MTTTSKLKTLLAAIALASSGLAVAQNSLLNVSYDVAREFYKDYNAAFAAHYKKTTGQDVKIDQSHAGSSAQARAVNDGLAADVVTMNTTTDVQFLADNGVVAKDWTKKFPHDASPTTSTMLFLVRNGNPKGIKDWEDLIKPGIQVIVVNPKTGGNGRYAYLAAWGAIREKGGTEAQAAEFVGKLYKNVPVLAKGGRDATATFLQRNQGDVLITFESEVVSIDREFGAGKVDSVYPSVSIIAENPVAVVERTVAKKGTAQLAKAYLDYLYSDEAQEIAAKHAIRPRSEAVLKKYADTFKPLKQFTVAKYFGSLTEAQKVHFNDGGQFDKIYSK, encoded by the coding sequence ATGACCACCACCTCCAAACTCAAGACTCTTCTGGCCGCGATTGCCCTGGCCTCCAGCGGCCTGGCAGTGGCACAGAATTCGTTGCTCAACGTGTCGTACGACGTGGCCCGCGAGTTCTACAAGGACTACAACGCCGCCTTTGCCGCGCACTACAAGAAGACCACCGGCCAGGACGTGAAGATCGACCAGTCGCACGCCGGCTCCAGCGCCCAGGCGCGCGCCGTGAACGACGGTCTGGCCGCCGATGTGGTGACCATGAACACCACCACCGACGTGCAGTTCCTGGCCGACAACGGCGTGGTGGCGAAGGACTGGACCAAGAAGTTCCCGCACGATGCGTCGCCCACCACGTCCACCATGCTGTTCCTGGTGCGCAACGGCAACCCCAAGGGCATCAAGGACTGGGAAGACCTCATCAAGCCCGGCATCCAGGTGATCGTGGTCAACCCCAAGACCGGCGGCAACGGCCGCTATGCCTATCTGGCCGCGTGGGGCGCCATCCGCGAAAAGGGCGGCACCGAGGCGCAGGCCGCCGAGTTTGTGGGCAAGCTGTACAAGAACGTGCCCGTGCTGGCCAAGGGTGGCCGCGATGCCACCGCCACCTTCCTGCAGCGCAACCAGGGCGATGTGCTGATCACCTTTGAATCGGAAGTGGTCTCCATCGACCGCGAGTTCGGCGCCGGCAAGGTCGATTCCGTCTATCCGTCGGTCAGCATCATTGCCGAGAACCCCGTGGCCGTGGTCGAACGCACGGTGGCCAAGAAGGGTACGGCCCAGCTGGCCAAGGCGTACCTGGACTACCTGTACTCCGACGAGGCGCAGGAAATCGCGGCCAAGCACGCCATCCGCCCACGCTCGGAAGCCGTGCTCAAGAAGTACGCCGACACGTTCAAGCCGCTCAAGCAGTTCACTGTGGCCAAGTATTTTGGTTCGCTGACCGAAGCGCAGAAGGTGCACTTCAACGACGGCGGGCAGTTCGACAAGATCTATTCCAAGTAA